One Azospirillum sp. TSA2s genomic region harbors:
- a CDS encoding DMT family transporter, whose protein sequence is MPDASAFTADHLYRTQRIALIALLIGALGIAFAPIFVRLSEVGPVATGFWRTALATPVLALWMGSESRQRGGRASRRPSSLSDYARLSLAGLFFAGDLAIWHTSIRYTSVANSTLLANFAPLYVAPAAWFLFKERITGRFVLGMLLALAGAIVLMGQSFQLNADHLFGDALGLLTAGFYAGYILSVGRLRAEFSTATIMTWSGAISAAVLLPIGLYNGEAMLPVSANGWAVLAGLALFSHACGQSLIAYALAHLPASFSSVSLLLQPAAAAILAWILLNEPLGPLQAIGAAVILVGILMARPGGR, encoded by the coding sequence ATGCCAGACGCCAGTGCCTTCACCGCCGACCATCTGTACCGGACGCAGCGCATCGCCCTGATCGCGCTGCTGATCGGCGCCCTGGGCATCGCCTTCGCGCCCATCTTCGTGCGGCTGTCGGAGGTCGGTCCGGTCGCCACCGGCTTCTGGCGCACGGCACTGGCCACCCCGGTCCTGGCGCTTTGGATGGGCAGCGAATCGCGGCAGCGGGGCGGACGGGCCAGCCGGCGCCCCTCCTCGCTTTCAGACTATGCGCGCCTGTCGCTCGCCGGGCTGTTCTTCGCCGGCGACCTTGCGATCTGGCACACGTCGATCCGCTACACGTCGGTCGCCAATTCCACGTTGCTGGCCAACTTTGCCCCGCTCTATGTGGCGCCGGCCGCATGGTTCCTGTTCAAGGAACGGATCACCGGCCGGTTCGTCCTCGGCATGCTGCTGGCGCTGGCCGGTGCCATCGTGCTGATGGGTCAAAGTTTCCAGCTCAACGCCGACCACCTGTTCGGCGATGCGCTCGGTCTGCTGACCGCGGGATTCTATGCCGGCTATATCCTGTCGGTCGGGCGGCTGCGCGCCGAGTTCTCCACCGCGACCATCATGACCTGGAGCGGCGCCATATCCGCCGCCGTTCTGCTGCCGATCGGCCTGTATAACGGCGAAGCCATGCTTCCGGTGAGCGCAAATGGATGGGCGGTGCTGGCCGGCCTCGCCCTGTTCAGCCATGCCTGCGGCCAGAGCCTGATCGCCTACGCGCTGGCCCACCTGCCGGCCTCCTTCTCGTCGGTCAGCCTCCTGCTGCAGCCGGCGGCGGCGGCAATCCTCGCCTGGATCCTGCTGAACGAACCCCTGGGGCCCTTGCAGGCGATCGGTGCCGCGGTGATCCTGGTGGGCATCCTGATGGCTCGCCCCGGCGGCCGTTGA
- a CDS encoding agenet domain-containing protein — protein MLRLLTLCLAVMALLSACGPVYETQYSLVPPSSAEGRLCVNQCQQNRNYCRQNCGMSQQACVNEARSRALYEYQSYVNRQQAEKKPIKKSVSDFDRSYSCGNSSCEARCEADYRDCFGGSCGGQVIAKRVCTAFCDQEKPAPALAAAPMLSPIPPGTAQAPMASAPNAGYQAGASLCQPGMRVEVQWKGDWYPATVKDKPRKDGRCPVHYDDYSAEDDEAVSLRRIRPR, from the coding sequence ATGCTTCGCCTGCTCACCCTCTGCCTTGCCGTGATGGCGCTGCTCAGCGCTTGCGGACCCGTTTACGAGACGCAATACAGCCTCGTCCCGCCAAGCTCGGCCGAAGGCCGGCTCTGCGTCAACCAGTGCCAGCAGAACCGCAATTACTGCCGTCAGAATTGCGGCATGTCGCAGCAGGCCTGCGTGAACGAGGCACGGTCGCGGGCGCTCTATGAATATCAGTCCTATGTCAACCGCCAGCAGGCGGAAAAGAAGCCGATCAAGAAGTCGGTGAGCGATTTCGACCGCTCCTACTCCTGCGGCAACAGCAGCTGCGAAGCGCGGTGCGAGGCCGACTATCGCGACTGCTTCGGTGGAAGCTGTGGCGGACAGGTGATCGCCAAGCGCGTCTGCACCGCCTTCTGTGACCAGGAGAAGCCTGCCCCCGCACTCGCCGCGGCGCCGATGCTGAGCCCCATCCCGCCGGGCACCGCCCAGGCCCCGATGGCGTCGGCTCCAAACGCCGGCTATCAGGCCGGTGCGTCGCTTTGCCAGCCCGGCATGCGGGTGGAGGTCCAGTGGAAGGGCGACTGGTATCCGGCGACGGTGAAGGACAAGCCGCGCAAGGACGGCCGCTGCCCGGTCCATTATGATGACTACAGCGCCGAAGACGACGAGGCGGTCTCGCTTCGCCGCATTCGGCCGCGCTGA
- a CDS encoding N-formylglutamate amidohydrolase → MASSPSEHRQPVTAPAPAPRAAAPLLGPNDPPPATTLNPDAGGPLLLVCDHASRAIPASLGDLGLPEEQLCRHIAYDIGAAEVTRRLADRFGATAVLSGFSRLVIDPNRAIEDPTAIPVVSDDVVIPGNRALDAEAEAQRVEALFKPYHAAVAAAVSAIRTGGQVPVLVSVHSFTPAMRGVARPWHIGVLWDNDPRLPVPLIEALKADGRWCVGDNQPYSGRGTLGGTVETHATPAGYPNVLLEVRQDLIATPEGAELWAQVIGDALEPLLSLPSLTTIHHYPRA, encoded by the coding sequence ATGGCTTCATCACCTTCCGAACATCGCCAGCCCGTCACCGCTCCCGCACCGGCGCCCCGTGCGGCAGCGCCTCTGCTGGGTCCGAATGATCCGCCGCCGGCGACGACGCTGAACCCGGATGCCGGCGGGCCGCTGCTGCTGGTGTGCGACCACGCCTCGCGTGCGATTCCTGCGTCACTCGGCGACCTCGGTTTGCCGGAGGAACAGCTCTGCCGCCACATCGCCTACGACATCGGCGCGGCGGAGGTGACGCGGCGGCTGGCCGACCGTTTCGGCGCCACCGCGGTGCTGTCCGGTTTCTCCCGTCTGGTGATCGACCCTAATCGTGCGATCGAGGATCCCACGGCGATTCCGGTGGTCAGCGACGACGTGGTGATTCCCGGCAACCGCGCGCTCGATGCCGAGGCCGAGGCCCAGCGGGTGGAGGCGCTGTTCAAGCCCTATCACGCCGCGGTGGCGGCGGCCGTCTCGGCGATCCGCACCGGTGGACAGGTGCCGGTGCTGGTGTCGGTCCACAGCTTCACGCCGGCAATGCGCGGTGTGGCGCGGCCCTGGCACATCGGCGTGCTGTGGGACAACGATCCGCGCCTGCCGGTGCCGCTGATCGAGGCGCTGAAGGCCGATGGCCGCTGGTGTGTCGGCGACAACCAGCCCTATTCCGGCCGTGGCACGCTGGGCGGGACCGTGGAGACCCACGCGACGCCCGCCGGCTATCCCAATGTCCTGTTGGAGGTTCGGCAGGACCTGATCGCCACGCCGGAGGGTGCCGAGCTTTGGGCGCAGGTGATCGGCGATGCGCTGGAGCCGTTGCTGTCCCTGCCGTCGCTGACGACCATCCACCATTATCCGCGGGCCTGA
- a CDS encoding carboxylate-amine ligase, which produces MSEPSFTLGLEEEYLLVDRGTRDIVPSPPDEMLEACQEQAPGRIHPEFLRCQIEVGTPVCRTLGEARTELAALRATVAGVADRYGLAPIAASTHPFAAWEPQKHTNRDRYNMLARDLGAPARRLMICGMHVHVGIEDDDLRIDLMNQVRYFLPHLLALSTSSPFWRGRDMERRSYRLSVWHELPRTGMPAGFQSFGEYQSHVAVLVNAGVIEDASKLWWDIRPSSRFPTLEMRITDICTRLDDAVTVAALYRCLLRMLWRLKLRNVTWRPYKNLLIEENRWRAQRYGLDSGLVDFGQGRIVPYADLLDEIIDLTREDAEHFGCTAEVERAREIIKRGTSAHRQIEIFQAALADGADEDEALRRVVDWLAEETMVGVAT; this is translated from the coding sequence GTGAGCGAACCGTCCTTCACCCTCGGTCTGGAAGAGGAGTATCTGCTGGTCGACCGCGGCACGCGCGACATCGTGCCCAGCCCGCCGGACGAGATGCTGGAAGCCTGTCAGGAACAGGCGCCCGGCCGCATCCACCCGGAATTCCTGCGCTGCCAGATCGAGGTGGGAACACCGGTCTGCAGGACGCTGGGCGAGGCGCGGACCGAACTGGCGGCTCTGCGCGCCACGGTGGCCGGGGTGGCCGACCGCTATGGGCTGGCGCCGATCGCCGCCTCCACCCATCCCTTCGCCGCGTGGGAACCGCAGAAGCACACCAACCGCGACCGCTACAACATGCTGGCGCGCGATCTGGGGGCGCCGGCCCGCCGGCTGATGATCTGCGGCATGCATGTCCATGTCGGGATCGAGGACGACGACCTGCGCATCGACCTGATGAATCAGGTCCGCTATTTCCTGCCGCATCTGCTGGCGCTGTCGACCTCCTCGCCCTTCTGGCGCGGGCGCGACATGGAGCGCCGGTCCTACCGGCTCAGCGTCTGGCACGAGCTGCCGCGCACCGGCATGCCCGCCGGTTTCCAGAGCTTCGGCGAGTATCAGAGCCATGTCGCGGTGCTGGTGAATGCCGGGGTGATCGAGGACGCCAGCAAGCTGTGGTGGGATATCCGCCCATCCTCGCGATTCCCGACATTGGAGATGCGCATCACCGACATCTGCACCCGTCTGGACGATGCGGTGACGGTGGCGGCGCTCTATCGCTGTCTGCTGCGCATGCTGTGGCGGCTGAAGCTGCGCAACGTCACCTGGCGGCCCTACAAGAACCTGCTGATCGAGGAAAACCGCTGGCGTGCCCAGCGCTATGGCCTGGACAGCGGGCTGGTCGATTTCGGGCAGGGCCGCATCGTGCCCTATGCCGATCTGCTGGACGAGATCATCGACCTGACCCGCGAGGATGCGGAGCATTTCGGCTGCACCGCCGAGGTCGAACGGGCGCGCGAGATCATCAAGCGCGGCACCAGCGCCCATCGGCAGATCGAGATCTTCCAGGCGGCGCTCGCCGACGGCGCCGACGAGGACGAGGCGCTTCGCCGGGTGGTGGACTGGCTGGCGGAGGAGACGATGGTGGGGGTGGCGACCTGA
- a CDS encoding O-acetylhomoserine aminocarboxypropyltransferase, with the protein MAGAKFLKFDTQSLHAGQRPDPATGARAVPIHLTSSYVFSDVDQAAALFNLERPGHIYSRISNPTVAVLEERLATLEGGVGAVCTASGQAALTLAIMTLMGAGGHIVASSSIYGGSRNLLAYTLPRFGITTTFVHPRDLDGIRAAIRPETRLVFGEVLGNPGLEVLDVPKVAAIAHEAGIPLLIDSTFTTPYLCRPFEHGADLVMHSCTKWLGGHGTAIGGVVIDGGQFDWEASGKFPTLTEPYAGYHGIDFAEEYGPAAFIARARAEGLRDFGACMSPMNAFQILQGVETLPLRMKAHIHNTRKIICFLEGELNAEKGAVAWVSYPELVDHPDHALAARLLPHGAGSIISFGIRAGAHGGREAGRRFIESLSLFSHLANVGDAKSLVIHPASTTHAQLNAEALAAAGVGEDMIRLSIGLEDCEDLIDDLKQALRAATKG; encoded by the coding sequence ATGGCCGGCGCCAAGTTCCTGAAGTTCGATACGCAGAGCCTGCATGCAGGGCAAAGGCCCGATCCGGCGACCGGGGCGCGGGCGGTTCCGATCCACCTCACCTCCTCCTACGTCTTCAGCGACGTCGATCAGGCGGCGGCCCTGTTCAATCTGGAACGGCCCGGTCACATCTATTCGCGCATCTCCAACCCCACCGTCGCGGTGCTGGAGGAGCGGCTGGCGACGCTGGAAGGCGGGGTGGGCGCCGTCTGCACCGCCAGCGGACAGGCGGCTCTGACGCTCGCCATCATGACGCTGATGGGGGCGGGCGGGCACATCGTCGCCTCCTCCTCAATCTATGGCGGCAGCCGCAACCTGCTGGCCTACACGCTGCCGCGGTTCGGCATCACCACCACCTTCGTCCATCCGCGCGACCTCGACGGCATCCGCGCGGCGATCCGTCCGGAAACCCGCCTTGTCTTCGGCGAGGTGCTGGGCAATCCGGGACTGGAGGTTCTGGACGTGCCGAAGGTCGCGGCCATCGCCCATGAGGCCGGGATTCCGCTGCTGATCGACTCGACCTTCACCACCCCCTATCTCTGCCGTCCGTTCGAGCATGGCGCCGATCTGGTCATGCATTCCTGCACCAAGTGGCTGGGCGGGCACGGCACCGCCATCGGCGGCGTGGTGATCGACGGCGGACAGTTCGACTGGGAGGCTTCGGGCAAGTTCCCGACCCTGACCGAGCCCTATGCCGGCTATCACGGCATCGATTTCGCCGAGGAATACGGCCCGGCCGCCTTCATCGCCCGCGCCCGCGCCGAAGGCTTGCGCGATTTCGGCGCCTGCATGAGCCCGATGAACGCCTTCCAGATCCTGCAGGGCGTGGAAACGCTGCCGCTGCGGATGAAGGCGCACATCCACAACACCCGCAAGATCATCTGCTTCCTGGAAGGGGAGCTGAATGCGGAGAAGGGGGCGGTGGCCTGGGTCTCCTATCCGGAGCTGGTGGACCATCCCGACCACGCCCTGGCTGCCCGGCTGCTGCCACATGGCGCGGGCTCCATCATCTCCTTCGGCATCCGGGCCGGTGCGCATGGAGGCCGTGAGGCCGGGCGCCGTTTCATCGAGTCGCTGAGCCTGTTCTCGCATCTCGCCAATGTCGGCGACGCCAAGTCGCTGGTGATCCATCCGGCCAGCACCACCCATGCCCAGTTGAATGCGGAGGCGCTCGCCGCCGCCGGGGTGGGGGAGGACATGATCCGCCTGTCCATCGGGCTGGAGGATTGCGAAGACCTGATCGACGACCTGAAGCAGGCGCTGCGCGCCGCCACCAAGGGCTGA
- a CDS encoding alpha/beta fold hydrolase has protein sequence MQLTVNGTPVFVHTGGRDIDSARPAIVLIHGAGMDHSVWSLQSRYLAHHGRSVLAVDLPGHGRSGGEPLGSIAALADWVIALLDAAGLERAALVGHSMGALVALDAAARHGAHHGGRVEAIALLGIAERMPVHPDLLAAAHAGEQSAIDMVIGWGFGPRGHGGAQGGGCPTPGLALIPGGRRLMASVRPGVLGVDLAACNDYGQGADAAAAVDCPALFLLGALDKMTPAKAGRSLAARVKTSQVVVLPQTGHMVMTEAPDAVLEALTSFLSLRRG, from the coding sequence ATGCAACTGACCGTCAACGGAACCCCCGTCTTCGTCCACACCGGCGGCCGGGACATCGATTCCGCGCGCCCCGCGATCGTGCTGATCCACGGCGCCGGCATGGACCACAGCGTGTGGAGCCTGCAAAGCCGCTATCTCGCCCACCATGGCCGCTCGGTTCTGGCGGTCGACCTGCCGGGCCATGGCCGCTCCGGTGGCGAGCCGCTGGGCAGCATCGCCGCGCTCGCCGATTGGGTGATCGCCCTGCTGGATGCCGCGGGGCTGGAGCGGGCTGCGCTGGTCGGTCATTCCATGGGCGCGCTGGTGGCGCTGGACGCCGCCGCCCGCCATGGCGCCCATCATGGTGGGCGGGTGGAGGCTATCGCTCTGCTGGGCATCGCGGAGCGGATGCCGGTCCACCCGGACCTGCTGGCCGCCGCCCATGCCGGCGAACAGTCCGCCATCGATATGGTGATCGGCTGGGGCTTTGGCCCGCGTGGCCATGGCGGCGCCCAGGGTGGCGGTTGCCCGACGCCGGGGCTGGCGCTGATCCCCGGTGGGCGCCGGCTGATGGCGTCGGTTCGTCCGGGCGTGCTGGGCGTCGATCTGGCCGCCTGCAACGACTATGGACAAGGGGCCGATGCCGCCGCGGCGGTCGATTGCCCGGCGCTGTTCCTGCTGGGGGCGCTCGACAAGATGACTCCGGCAAAGGCCGGCCGGTCGCTGGCGGCCCGCGTCAAGACTTCGCAGGTCGTCGTCCTGCCGCAGACCGGACACATGGTGATGACCGAAGCCCCCGATGCAGTGCTGGAGGCACTGACATCCTTCCTGTCCTTGCGCCGGGGATAA
- a CDS encoding PAS domain S-box protein, whose protein sequence is MQDGEHRATALAVGALFRDCREVVALLSADGCVLRISDGVADLLGHPSDKLTGASFDGHIHPDDVEEARRRLQQRAVAPAGSSGRAVFRFRHADGGWRWLEVTTRNELADPAIGGLVLTVRDISHHIALSERLRASEARYRTLAEAVPVGILQADADGQVLFANARLAGITGLETDRLLGGGWLDAVHPDDRARVAADWRLDATGDPAPTDFRFHDSEGAGVDRRVLCQRMALEDGGTIATITDVSEYVHTANALRLSEARNEAILDTAAEAILTIDEAGVLHSFNRAAEAMFGVPAGDLLWRPLDRLIPLTDLREEGGVRLEFAPGQTTALIARDRAAEAERADGTRFPVELSVSASEVEGRRLYTAILRDVTERRRTEAELLAAKDAAEAADRAKSTFIAAMSHELRTPLNAVIGFSQLLEAQAGRPVGDAGRNDQMRDCVGAIRQAGEQLLAIIDDILDMARVDAGGLSLTEAPVDLSAVADRAVADLRFHAARQSVTVEVVADGGLPPIRGDQRRLVQALGNLLSNAIKFSHPGGTVTLTAALAADGWIELSVRDRGVGMRPEDIAKALTPFAQLDQGPTRRHEGVGLGLPLASRLMEAHGGTLTLDSALGQGCTATIRLPPSRIMTVAEVLAAMS, encoded by the coding sequence TTGCAGGATGGCGAGCATCGCGCGACCGCACTGGCTGTCGGCGCCCTGTTCCGCGATTGCCGGGAAGTCGTCGCACTGCTGTCAGCCGACGGGTGCGTGCTCCGCATCAGTGACGGCGTCGCGGATCTGCTGGGCCACCCTTCGGACAAGCTGACCGGCGCGTCGTTCGACGGCCATATCCATCCCGACGATGTGGAGGAGGCGCGGCGCCGGCTCCAACAGCGCGCTGTGGCCCCGGCCGGCAGCAGCGGTCGTGCCGTTTTCCGTTTTCGCCATGCCGATGGCGGCTGGCGCTGGTTGGAAGTCACCACCCGCAACGAGTTGGCCGATCCGGCCATTGGCGGGCTGGTGCTGACCGTCCGCGACATCAGCCACCACATCGCCCTGTCGGAACGCCTGCGGGCCAGCGAAGCGCGCTACCGCACATTGGCGGAGGCGGTCCCGGTCGGCATCCTGCAGGCCGATGCCGACGGTCAGGTGCTGTTCGCCAATGCCCGGCTTGCCGGCATCACCGGGCTGGAGACCGACCGGCTGCTCGGCGGTGGCTGGCTCGACGCCGTCCATCCCGACGACCGGGCTCGGGTGGCGGCGGACTGGCGGCTGGACGCGACCGGCGATCCGGCGCCGACCGATTTCCGCTTCCACGACTCCGAGGGGGCCGGCGTCGACCGGCGGGTGCTGTGCCAGCGCATGGCCCTGGAGGATGGCGGCACCATCGCCACCATCACCGACGTCAGCGAGTATGTGCACACCGCCAACGCCCTGCGCCTGTCGGAGGCGCGCAACGAGGCGATTCTCGACACCGCGGCCGAGGCGATCCTGACCATCGACGAGGCCGGCGTGCTGCACAGCTTCAACCGGGCGGCGGAGGCGATGTTCGGTGTTCCGGCGGGGGATCTGCTGTGGCGCCCTCTCGACCGCCTGATCCCGCTGACGGACCTACGGGAGGAGGGAGGCGTCCGGCTGGAGTTCGCGCCCGGCCAGACCACCGCGCTGATTGCCCGTGACCGTGCGGCGGAGGCGGAGCGCGCCGACGGCACCCGCTTTCCCGTGGAGTTGTCGGTCAGCGCCAGCGAGGTGGAGGGTCGAAGGCTCTACACCGCCATTCTCCGCGACGTCACCGAACGCCGTCGGACGGAGGCGGAGTTGCTGGCGGCCAAGGACGCGGCGGAGGCCGCCGACCGCGCCAAATCCACCTTCATCGCGGCGATGAGCCACGAGTTGCGCACCCCGTTGAACGCGGTGATCGGATTTTCCCAGCTTTTGGAGGCGCAGGCCGGGCGACCGGTTGGCGACGCGGGGCGGAACGATCAGATGCGCGATTGTGTCGGCGCGATCCGTCAGGCCGGCGAACAGCTGTTGGCGATCATCGACGACATCCTCGACATGGCGCGTGTCGATGCCGGCGGGCTGTCCTTGACCGAAGCGCCCGTCGATTTGTCGGCGGTCGCCGACCGGGCCGTGGCAGACCTGCGCTTTCACGCCGCCCGTCAGAGTGTGACGGTCGAGGTGGTGGCCGATGGCGGGCTGCCGCCGATTCGTGGCGACCAACGGCGCCTGGTCCAGGCGCTGGGCAATTTGCTGTCCAACGCCATCAAATTCAGCCATCCGGGGGGTACCGTCACCCTGACGGCGGCATTGGCTGCTGACGGCTGGATCGAGCTTTCGGTGCGGGACCGGGGCGTCGGCATGCGGCCGGAGGACATCGCGAAAGCCCTGACGCCATTCGCCCAGCTTGACCAAGGTCCCACACGCCGTCATGAGGGCGTCGGACTCGGACTGCCGCTGGCATCGCGTCTGATGGAAGCCCATGGTGGGACACTCACGCTGGACAGCGCGCTGGGGCAGGGCTGTACCGCCACAATCCGGCTGCCGCCGTCGCGCATCATGACCGTCGCCGAGGTGCTGGCGGCGATGTCCTGA